In Streptomyces sp. NBC_00091, the following proteins share a genomic window:
- a CDS encoding glycosyltransferase: MKDVKALHIITGLGVGGAEQQLRLLLRHMPMRCDVLTLTNPGPVAEGLRADGVRVVHLGMRGNRDLGALPRLVRFVRRGRYDLVHTHLYRACVYGRLAARLAGVGATVATEHSLGEGEIEGRPLTRGVRALYLASERLGAATVAVSDTVAARLEAWGVPAARVHVVPNGIEAVRFRFDEGVRRATRARTGLPERAFVVGGVGRLVPGKRFDVLVRAVAALPGAHLLLAGDGPERAALRLLAAELGAQSRIHLLGERDPLGDSADGRTPGIPALLAAMDVFVSPSREEAFGLAVVEALAAGLPVLHVTCPAIDDLPATQAPGARRIGTGTEELVAALRGHMEAGARRLPPPPVVRRYDIARSARQLLDVYALALAAPVPGPPVGPGPEAAPAPAGSAPAAGPRGSAPDPAPQTPAGLDSAGPGCAGAGRESAPPNPAGLDVAEPGSVGAGGSG, encoded by the coding sequence GTGAAGGACGTCAAGGCCCTGCACATCATCACCGGGCTCGGCGTCGGCGGCGCCGAACAGCAACTGCGGCTGCTGCTGCGGCACATGCCGATGCGCTGCGACGTGCTGACGCTCACCAACCCCGGGCCGGTGGCCGAGGGGCTGCGGGCCGACGGGGTCCGCGTCGTGCACCTGGGCATGCGGGGCAACCGCGACCTGGGCGCGCTGCCGAGGCTGGTGCGGTTCGTCCGGCGCGGCCGCTACGACCTGGTCCACACGCACCTGTACCGGGCCTGCGTCTACGGGCGCCTCGCGGCCCGGCTCGCCGGGGTGGGGGCCACGGTGGCCACCGAACACTCCCTGGGCGAGGGCGAGATCGAGGGCCGGCCGCTGACCCGCGGGGTACGGGCCCTGTACCTGGCGAGCGAGCGGCTCGGCGCGGCCACGGTCGCGGTGTCCGACACCGTCGCCGCCCGGCTGGAGGCGTGGGGGGTGCCCGCCGCCCGGGTGCACGTGGTCCCGAACGGGATCGAGGCCGTCCGCTTCCGCTTCGACGAGGGCGTGCGCCGCGCCACCCGGGCCCGGACCGGGCTGCCGGAACGGGCCTTCGTGGTGGGCGGGGTCGGGCGCCTGGTGCCGGGCAAGCGGTTCGACGTACTCGTCAGGGCGGTCGCGGCACTGCCGGGCGCACACCTGCTGCTGGCCGGGGACGGCCCCGAACGGGCCGCGCTGCGGCTGCTCGCCGCCGAACTGGGCGCGCAGAGCCGGATCCACCTGCTGGGCGAGCGGGACCCGCTGGGCGACAGCGCCGACGGGCGCACCCCCGGGATCCCCGCCCTGCTGGCCGCCATGGACGTCTTCGTGTCCCCATCGCGGGAGGAGGCCTTCGGGCTCGCCGTCGTCGAGGCGCTGGCCGCCGGGCTGCCGGTGCTGCACGTCACCTGCCCCGCCATCGACGACCTCCCCGCCACGCAGGCGCCGGGGGCGCGGAGGATCGGCACGGGCACGGAGGAACTGGTCGCCGCGCTGCGCGGGCACATGGAGGCGGGCGCGCGCCGGCTGCCGCCACCGCCGGTGGTGCGGCGGTACGACATCGCGCGCAGCGCGCGGCAGCTGCTCGACGTCTACGCCCTTGCGCTGGCCGCGCCGGTACCGGGGCCGCCCGTGGGCCCCGGGCCCGAGGCGGCTCCGGCTCCTGCGGGGTCGGCGCCTGCGGCGGGGCCGCGGGGCTCCGCCCCGGACCCCGCGCCTCAAACGCCGGCGGGGCTGGATTCGGCTGGGCCCGGCTGCGCCGGCGCCGGCCGGGAGTCCGCGCCCCCAAATCCGGCGGGGCTGGATGTGGCTGAGCCCGGCTCCGTTGGCGCCGGGGGCAGCGGCTGA
- a CDS encoding ATP-grasp domain-containing protein, which produces MYAFDGHVPAVLLRLDRNPFHHGTLGAVRSLGRKGVEVHAVVEAGGGPVGRSRYLHAVHAGPAGGLDPEAPEALLECLVGVSERIGRPAVLVAMDDLSAIAVSRVAPMLTDRFRIPHQPDGLPERVADKAELSRLCARWDVPHPETVIPASGGEAARAAWRLGLPVVAKWSRPWLLPAGGGLRSTTLVNTAAEARRLYERSAEAGSRLLLQRFLPAGPDTDWFFHGAFARGGRPLLAGSGRKELSWPVRTGLTAVGRWLADPAVEESGLRLAERLGYQGILDLDFRRDERGTFRLVDFNPRPGAQFRLFTDDSGLDVVQAMYLDLTGQRVPTPSGGPGRVFVAENYALLAAVRAGSRPGPVRTVPRGERGRTEAAWFALDDLLPFLAMLGAFLGRGLGKGARVLRGVPAQGRRTVRAVRAPRQRGGERAWPRPQPSGPAHGAPPEASAEPDELVTR; this is translated from the coding sequence ATGTACGCGTTCGACGGCCATGTGCCCGCTGTTCTGCTCAGACTCGATCGGAATCCGTTCCACCACGGAACCCTCGGCGCCGTCAGATCCCTGGGGCGCAAGGGCGTGGAGGTCCATGCCGTCGTCGAAGCCGGGGGAGGTCCCGTGGGGCGTTCGCGCTATCTGCACGCGGTGCACGCCGGGCCCGCCGGGGGGTTGGACCCCGAGGCGCCCGAGGCGTTGCTGGAGTGCCTGGTCGGGGTGTCGGAGCGGATCGGGCGGCCGGCGGTGCTCGTGGCCATGGACGACCTGAGTGCCATCGCCGTGTCCCGGGTCGCCCCGATGCTGACGGACCGTTTCCGGATTCCCCATCAGCCCGACGGCCTGCCCGAGCGGGTGGCGGACAAGGCGGAGCTGTCACGGCTCTGCGCCCGCTGGGACGTCCCGCACCCGGAGACGGTGATCCCGGCGAGCGGGGGCGAGGCGGCGCGGGCCGCCTGGCGGCTCGGGCTGCCGGTGGTGGCGAAGTGGAGCCGTCCGTGGCTGCTGCCCGCCGGCGGCGGGCTGCGGAGCACCACGCTGGTGAACACCGCCGCCGAGGCGCGGCGGTTGTACGAGCGCAGCGCCGAGGCCGGGAGCCGGCTGCTGCTCCAGCGGTTCCTGCCCGCCGGGCCGGACACCGACTGGTTCTTCCACGGCGCCTTCGCCCGGGGCGGGCGGCCGCTGCTCGCCGGGTCGGGGCGCAAGGAGCTGTCCTGGCCGGTGCGTACGGGGCTGACGGCGGTGGGGCGGTGGCTGGCGGACCCGGCGGTGGAGGAGTCGGGGCTGCGGCTCGCCGAACGGCTCGGCTACCAGGGGATCCTGGACCTCGACTTCCGCCGGGACGAGCGCGGCACCTTCCGGCTGGTGGACTTCAACCCGCGCCCGGGCGCGCAGTTCCGGCTGTTCACCGACGACTCGGGGCTGGACGTGGTCCAGGCCATGTACCTGGACCTGACGGGTCAGCGGGTGCCGACGCCCTCGGGCGGCCCCGGGCGGGTCTTCGTGGCGGAGAACTACGCGCTGCTGGCCGCCGTACGGGCGGGCTCGCGGCCCGGCCCGGTACGGACGGTGCCGCGCGGGGAGCGGGGGCGGACGGAGGCGGCCTGGTTCGCCCTTGACGACCTGTTGCCGTTCCTGGCGATGCTCGGCGCCTTCCTGGGGCGCGGCCTGGGCAAGGGCGCCCGGGTCCTGCGCGGTGTCCCCGCGCAGGGGCGGCGTACGGTCCGCGCGGTGCGGGCCCCGCGCCAGCGCGGCGGCGAACGGGCGTGGCCGCGGCCGCAGCCCTCCGGGCCGGCGCACGGGGCGCCGCCGGAGGCCTCGGCGGAGCCGGACGAACTGGTGACGCGGTGA
- a CDS encoding glycosyl hydrolase, protein MPRPRHRLVSTCVGTVTAGLLATGAALAAPDDEAPRGSDIAMGAYLGYGPPGVARIPYLSHWLGGREIRVGHTYLPGDQWAGVEGDVNFLADWAEWRRAEDDRMFVLNVPMQARNEDRVPDWQVAQLIRAGAEGQYDRHFRKLAERLVALGVPDTVIVLGWEMNGTTYTHRCGPDPEHWKAYWRRVVNTMRSVSGQEFKFDFAPNRGTDAIAWTKCYPGDDVVDVIGMDSYDQGPGRTFEDHVSQPYGLQQQVDFAKAHGKEISYPEWGLFRNGDNPEYVRRMLKWIEQHKPLYHTITDYCPHGVWRCKQNPQSAKVFREALAGQEPVEPTPVAPTPVTPAPVTPVPVTPTPVIPSPVGPAPVVPTPKFPTPEASVPPVAPAPQVPTPTPTPSPEVSVPPVEPTPVEPTPVDPTPVEPTPVVPEPVSPSPVAPSPVVPSPEVSVPPVLPPAPSPEVSVPAPASPSPSPLAPKPQPQPQPKPEPKPQPNNSRQWCVPLNFGEWLNALVGNQTVCVRFDWGEDSGFWPF, encoded by the coding sequence ATGCCCAGACCCCGCCACCGACTGGTGAGCACCTGCGTCGGTACGGTCACGGCCGGGCTGCTCGCCACGGGCGCCGCGCTCGCCGCCCCGGACGACGAGGCGCCGCGGGGCTCCGACATCGCCATGGGCGCCTACCTCGGCTACGGGCCGCCCGGGGTCGCCCGGATCCCGTACCTGTCGCACTGGCTGGGCGGCAGGGAGATCCGGGTCGGGCACACCTACCTGCCCGGCGACCAGTGGGCGGGCGTCGAGGGCGACGTGAACTTCCTCGCGGACTGGGCCGAGTGGCGCCGGGCCGAGGACGACCGGATGTTCGTGCTCAACGTGCCCATGCAGGCCCGCAACGAGGACCGGGTGCCCGACTGGCAGGTGGCCCAGCTGATCCGGGCCGGCGCGGAGGGCCAGTACGACCGGCACTTCCGCAAGCTCGCCGAGCGGCTGGTGGCCCTGGGCGTGCCGGACACGGTGATCGTGCTCGGCTGGGAGATGAACGGCACCACGTACACCCACCGGTGCGGGCCCGACCCGGAGCACTGGAAGGCGTACTGGAGGCGTGTCGTCAACACGATGCGCTCCGTGTCCGGGCAGGAGTTCAAGTTCGACTTCGCCCCCAACCGGGGGACGGACGCGATCGCCTGGACCAAGTGCTACCCGGGCGACGACGTGGTCGACGTCATCGGCATGGATTCGTACGACCAGGGGCCCGGCCGGACCTTCGAGGACCACGTCAGCCAGCCGTACGGGCTCCAGCAGCAAGTCGACTTCGCGAAAGCACACGGCAAGGAGATCTCGTACCCGGAGTGGGGGCTGTTCCGCAACGGGGACAACCCGGAGTACGTACGACGCATGCTGAAGTGGATCGAGCAGCACAAGCCGCTCTACCACACCATCACCGACTACTGCCCGCACGGCGTCTGGCGGTGCAAGCAGAACCCGCAGTCGGCGAAGGTCTTCCGCGAGGCGCTGGCCGGGCAGGAACCGGTCGAACCGACGCCGGTGGCCCCGACCCCGGTGACCCCCGCGCCCGTGACCCCCGTGCCCGTGACCCCCACGCCCGTCATCCCGTCGCCGGTCGGGCCCGCGCCGGTCGTGCCGACGCCGAAGTTCCCGACGCCCGAGGCCTCCGTCCCGCCGGTCGCACCGGCGCCGCAGGTGCCGACGCCCACCCCGACCCCGAGCCCCGAGGTCTCGGTCCCGCCGGTCGAACCGACCCCGGTGGAACCCACCCCGGTCGACCCCACGCCCGTCGAGCCCACCCCGGTCGTCCCCGAGCCCGTCAGCCCGTCGCCCGTCGCGCCCTCGCCCGTCGTCCCCTCCCCCGAGGTCTCGGTGCCGCCCGTGCTCCCGCCGGCGCCCTCCCCGGAGGTCTCGGTCCCCGCACCCGCGTCCCCGTCCCCGAGCCCGCTGGCGCCCAAGCCCCAGCCCCAGCCCCAGCCGAAGCCCGAACCGAAGCCCCAGCCCAACAACAGCAGGCAGTGGTGCGTCCCGCTCAACTTCGGCGAGTGGCTGAACGCACTCGTCGGCAACCAGACGGTCTGCGTCCGCTTCGACTGGGGCGAGGACTCCGGCTTCTGGCCCTTCTAG
- a CDS encoding GNAT family N-acetyltransferase produces MTHGSTGALSVTLCRDPRQFAALEESWNRLLRSCPTATPFQSHAWLHSWWLSYGKDGRLRVLLVRRGEELVGAAALMLVHRPLPRLVPLGGGITDYFDVLVASEHAAQVVPALANGLHRAARSAVVDLREVRPGAVAEEVYAAWPGVSSRLTDSTCMELPALPFDELVKRMPASGAQRVRAKLRKTDAAGIEEREVTEREVPQAVRTLLRLHEKQWRGRGVTPEHLKPRFAEHLTRATRRMVRAGEGRLTEFRLDGKVVAANVTLLSAALSGGYLYGADPDLRERKVDVATLLLRYEAGRALAEGRPVVSFLRGNEPYKNHWRPETVVNQRLLLATHALAPLLRLHESQVTGRERAVDALREALPAARDWRARLNELRVR; encoded by the coding sequence ATGACGCATGGCTCCACCGGGGCCCTGTCGGTGACGCTGTGCCGAGACCCCCGGCAGTTCGCCGCGCTGGAGGAGTCCTGGAACCGGCTGCTCCGGAGCTGTCCCACCGCCACCCCCTTCCAGAGCCACGCCTGGCTGCACTCCTGGTGGCTGTCGTACGGGAAGGACGGCCGGCTCCGGGTCCTGCTCGTGCGGCGCGGCGAGGAGCTGGTCGGCGCGGCCGCGCTGATGCTCGTACACCGGCCGCTGCCGCGGCTGGTGCCGCTCGGCGGCGGGATCACCGACTACTTCGACGTGCTCGTCGCCTCCGAGCACGCCGCCCAGGTCGTGCCCGCCCTGGCCAACGGGCTGCACCGGGCCGCCCGCAGCGCCGTCGTCGACCTGCGCGAGGTCCGGCCGGGGGCCGTCGCCGAGGAGGTGTACGCGGCGTGGCCCGGGGTGAGCAGCAGGCTCACCGACTCCACCTGCATGGAGCTGCCCGCGCTGCCGTTCGACGAGCTCGTCAAGCGGATGCCGGCCTCGGGCGCCCAGCGGGTGCGGGCCAAGCTGCGCAAGACCGACGCCGCCGGGATCGAGGAGCGCGAGGTCACCGAGCGGGAGGTGCCGCAGGCCGTACGGACCCTGCTGCGGCTCCACGAGAAGCAGTGGCGCGGTCGCGGGGTGACCCCCGAACACCTCAAGCCGCGCTTCGCCGAGCACCTGACCCGGGCCACCCGGCGGATGGTGCGGGCCGGGGAGGGCCGGCTGACGGAGTTCCGGCTGGACGGGAAGGTGGTGGCGGCCAACGTCACCCTGCTGTCCGCCGCGCTGAGCGGCGGCTACCTGTACGGCGCCGATCCGGACCTGCGGGAGCGGAAGGTGGACGTGGCGACGCTGCTGCTGCGCTACGAGGCGGGCCGGGCCCTCGCGGAGGGCCGGCCGGTGGTGAGCTTCCTGCGCGGCAACGAGCCGTACAAGAACCACTGGCGGCCCGAGACGGTGGTCAACCAGCGGCTGCTGCTGGCCACGCACGCGCTCGCGCCCCTGCTGCGGCTGCACGAGTCGCAGGTCACGGGGCGCGAGCGGGCGGTGGACGCGCTGCGCGAGGCGCTGCCGGCCGCCCGGGACTGGCGGGCGCGGCTGAACGAACTGCGGGTGCGATGA
- a CDS encoding polysaccharide deacetylase family protein, which yields MSADTDTAPAAVTGPARRTASPWVLMYHSVAEFTDPAEDPYGITVTPGALEAQLLWLRARKLRGVGVGELLRARAAGKGRGLVGLTFDDGYTDFLTRALPLLRRHDCTATLFVLPGRLGVDNVWDPLGPRKSLLTAEQIREVAAAGQEIGSHGLLHQDLTAAPDDVLQQELRGSRDLLRELTGTLPEGFCYPYGHLDARVVEATRAAGYDYACAISPGRLAGRHALPRTHVSQADGPARLRVKQLRHQVRELRRKVLR from the coding sequence ATGTCCGCTGACACCGACACGGCGCCCGCCGCCGTGACGGGCCCCGCCCGCCGGACCGCATCCCCGTGGGTCCTGATGTACCACTCGGTCGCCGAGTTCACCGACCCCGCCGAGGACCCGTACGGGATCACCGTCACCCCGGGCGCCCTGGAAGCCCAGCTGCTGTGGCTGCGCGCCCGGAAACTGCGCGGGGTCGGGGTCGGCGAACTGCTGCGGGCCCGCGCGGCCGGAAAGGGCCGCGGGCTCGTCGGACTCACCTTCGACGACGGCTACACCGACTTCCTGACCCGCGCCCTGCCCCTGCTGCGCCGCCACGACTGCACGGCCACCCTCTTCGTACTGCCGGGGCGGCTCGGCGTGGACAACGTGTGGGACCCGCTGGGCCCGCGCAAATCCCTGCTCACCGCCGAGCAGATCCGCGAAGTCGCCGCCGCCGGACAGGAGATCGGCTCGCACGGGCTGCTCCACCAGGACCTCACCGCCGCACCCGACGACGTACTCCAACAGGAGCTGCGCGGCAGCCGCGACCTGCTGCGCGAACTCACCGGCACCCTGCCCGAGGGGTTCTGCTACCCGTACGGGCACCTCGACGCCCGGGTCGTCGAAGCCACCCGCGCCGCCGGCTACGACTACGCCTGCGCGATCTCCCCCGGGCGGCTCGCGGGCCGCCACGCCCTGCCCCGCACCCACGTCAGCCAGGCCGACGGCCCCGCACGGCTGCGCGTCAAGCAGCTGCGCCACCAGGTGCGCGAGCTGCGCAGGAAGGTACTGCGGTGA
- a CDS encoding lipopolysaccharide biosynthesis protein, which translates to MADTADQKKSDHRSEKKRRLPRPPAWWPLPACALLGLAAGGAYGVLKAPEYAATSYVVAVPNETTEPATALGFAQAYGRIATSSSTLAYAQPRAGIDARQLRTQVRAETSPDSPMIAITGTSTSASEAADIANAVADALSLSSNQAAKNTGVQLLLFNQAVAPSDPASPSAPVSGAVGLCAGGLLGGLWMLARPARRKEEKEEESHPAVEEYPSLPAQGEHSETKEKESVR; encoded by the coding sequence ATGGCCGACACCGCCGACCAGAAGAAGTCCGACCACCGCTCGGAGAAGAAGCGCCGGCTCCCGCGGCCGCCCGCGTGGTGGCCGTTGCCCGCCTGCGCCCTGCTCGGGCTGGCCGCGGGCGGGGCGTACGGGGTGCTCAAGGCCCCCGAGTACGCCGCCACCAGCTACGTCGTCGCCGTACCGAACGAGACCACCGAACCGGCGACCGCCCTCGGCTTCGCCCAGGCCTACGGCCGGATCGCGACCAGCAGCTCCACCCTCGCCTACGCCCAGCCGCGCGCGGGCATCGACGCCCGGCAGCTGCGCACCCAGGTCCGCGCCGAGACCTCCCCCGACTCCCCGATGATCGCCATCACCGGGACCTCCACGAGTGCCTCCGAGGCCGCCGACATCGCCAACGCCGTCGCCGACGCCCTCTCGCTGAGCAGCAACCAGGCCGCGAAGAACACCGGTGTGCAGCTGCTGCTGTTCAACCAGGCCGTCGCGCCGAGCGACCCCGCCTCCCCGTCCGCCCCCGTCAGCGGCGCCGTCGGGCTGTGCGCGGGCGGGCTCCTCGGCGGGCTGTGGATGCTCGCCCGGCCCGCCCGCCGCAAGGAGGAGAAGGAGGAGGAGTCCCACCCGGCGGTGGAGGAGTACCCCTCGCTGCCCGCCCAGGGTGAGCACTCCGAGACCAAGGAGAAGGAGTCGGTGCGATGA
- a CDS encoding NAD(P)-binding domain-containing protein has protein sequence MDDLVVVGAGPYGLSIAAHAAAAGLGVRVLGRPMASWRDHMPEGMYLKSEPWSSNLSAPDGRYTLADYCATRGLTAEHGNPLPIGTFSAYGLWFARHAGLPEVEEATVTEVTPQGDGFRVRTAEGPPLLARTVALAVGVMPFTHYPGALRDLPPEHYSHSSGHRDLSRFAGREVAVLGAGQAALETAALLAESGARPCLVARRSRLNWNTVPQPLERPPLRALRDPHSGLGTGWRSWVWSELPWAVRRLPAPKRERIAATALGPAGAWWLRDRFERRVPALMGHRLHRAVAVGGRTRLGLTTAAGESVVLDTAHVIAATGFAPHLDRLELLDARLRAALVTVGGSGTPELSPGFESSWPGLFFAGLLTAPSFGPSMRFVHGAGFTAGRLVKGVRKRLGARGPLPGSSGGVRPVRAAAGRPETYLR, from the coding sequence ATGGACGATCTCGTGGTGGTCGGCGCTGGCCCGTACGGGCTGTCGATCGCCGCGCACGCGGCGGCGGCCGGGCTCGGCGTGCGGGTACTGGGCCGGCCCATGGCGTCCTGGCGGGACCACATGCCCGAGGGCATGTACCTCAAGTCGGAGCCGTGGTCCTCCAACCTCTCCGCGCCCGACGGCCGCTACACCCTGGCCGACTACTGCGCCACCCGGGGCCTGACCGCCGAGCACGGCAACCCGCTGCCGATCGGCACGTTCAGCGCGTACGGGCTCTGGTTCGCCCGGCACGCGGGCCTGCCCGAGGTGGAGGAGGCCACCGTCACCGAGGTCACCCCGCAGGGCGACGGCTTCCGCGTCCGCACCGCCGAGGGGCCGCCGCTGCTGGCCCGTACGGTGGCCCTGGCCGTCGGGGTGATGCCCTTCACGCACTACCCCGGGGCGCTGCGCGACCTGCCCCCGGAGCACTACTCGCACAGCAGCGGCCACCGCGACCTGTCCCGCTTCGCCGGGCGCGAGGTGGCCGTCCTGGGGGCCGGGCAGGCTGCGCTGGAGACGGCGGCGCTGCTCGCCGAGTCGGGGGCCCGGCCCTGTCTGGTGGCCAGGCGGTCCCGGCTGAACTGGAACACCGTCCCGCAGCCGCTGGAGCGGCCCCCGCTGCGGGCGCTGCGGGACCCGCACAGCGGTCTGGGCACCGGATGGCGCAGCTGGGTGTGGTCGGAGCTGCCGTGGGCGGTGCGGCGGCTGCCCGCGCCGAAGCGGGAGCGGATCGCCGCCACGGCGCTGGGGCCCGCCGGGGCGTGGTGGCTGCGGGACCGCTTCGAGCGTCGGGTGCCCGCGCTCATGGGGCACCGGCTGCACCGGGCGGTGGCGGTGGGCGGCCGGACCCGGCTCGGGCTGACCACGGCGGCCGGGGAGTCCGTCGTACTGGACACCGCGCACGTCATCGCCGCGACCGGGTTCGCCCCGCACCTGGACCGGCTGGAACTGCTCGACGCACGCCTGCGGGCCGCGCTGGTCACCGTGGGCGGGAGCGGGACGCCGGAGCTGAGCCCGGGCTTCGAGTCCTCCTGGCCGGGGCTGTTCTTCGCGGGGCTGCTGACGGCTCCCTCATTCGGACCTTCCATGCGATTCGTGCACGGTGCGGGGTTCACGGCGGGGAGACTGGTGAAGGGAGTCCGCAAGCGCCTCGGCGCGCGGGGTCCGCTGCCGGGCTCCTCCGGCGGTGTCCGGCCGGTCCGGGCCGCCGCCGGGCGTCCGGAGACGTATCTACGCTGA
- the murJ gene encoding murein biosynthesis integral membrane protein MurJ: MTDTTPWRRPAAAATEVAAAAGSAGSPVDRTGPGAGAAGGSAGPAGSAAAGPGPAAPGTARGRCEPGAKNEGGAPGPAGRGPVLARTGGAARAVPAGRGRAARAAGGPGGSTGTGGSGPGPGNPGGSGAAPLGRFLAKAAAITAGLTAAGAVFGLVRDQTIAHLFGAGHDSDAFLIAWTVPEMASTLLIEDAMALLMVPAFSHALARRAASRAGLTRQEARAADPVRLLVGATLPRLAVLLAAVASVLIVAAPLVVALLAPGLPDPALAVQCTRLTALTVITFGIAGYFSAALRAHRSFLPPAAIYVSYNVGIIGTMVALHTLWGVRAAAAGVAVGGLLMVLVQLPAFIRNVGFGRTRAKGAPRSQRDRDRPTLIAFGVIAPVIFFAVFRQSQVLVERFLAASLPPGAISHLNYAQKVAQMPMVLSLMICTVTFPVVAKAMADGEREKARRRVEQDLALASLAVLMGSALVIGYAPQIIQVLFERGAFTHQDTLATASVMRVYGLGLLGHCLVGALSRPFFSTARPTWFPALAMGAGLLVNIVAGALAVGWWGTYGIAAANAAGITTTAALLLTGLGSRIIAIQVRRVALSMGRLAVAAAAACATGWLAGPMVPDPLVSAALGCLLVPAMFGATGMAIRALEITALPGQISQLGSHTATRITQHTQRFRNVR; encoded by the coding sequence GTGACCGATACGACTCCCTGGCGGCGGCCCGCGGCCGCGGCGACCGAAGTCGCCGCGGCCGCGGGCTCCGCCGGTTCGCCCGTGGACCGTACGGGCCCGGGCGCCGGCGCCGCAGGGGGCTCCGCCGGTCCCGCGGGTTCCGCCGCGGCCGGACCCGGCCCGGCCGCACCGGGGACCGCCCGGGGCCGGTGCGAACCCGGCGCGAAGAACGAGGGCGGCGCGCCCGGCCCTGCGGGCCGGGGGCCGGTGCTGGCCAGGACAGGCGGGGCCGCCCGGGCCGTGCCGGCCGGGCGCGGCCGTGCCGCGCGGGCGGCCGGCGGGCCGGGCGGGAGTACGGGGACGGGCGGATCCGGGCCCGGCCCGGGGAACCCCGGCGGCAGCGGGGCGGCTCCGCTCGGCCGGTTCCTCGCCAAGGCCGCCGCCATCACCGCCGGACTGACCGCGGCCGGGGCCGTGTTCGGGCTCGTACGGGACCAGACCATTGCGCACCTCTTCGGCGCCGGGCACGACAGCGACGCCTTCCTGATCGCCTGGACCGTGCCCGAGATGGCCTCGACCCTGCTGATCGAGGACGCCATGGCCCTGCTGATGGTGCCCGCCTTCAGCCACGCCCTCGCCCGGCGGGCCGCCAGCCGGGCCGGGCTCACCCGCCAGGAAGCCCGCGCGGCCGATCCCGTACGCCTGCTCGTCGGGGCGACCCTGCCCCGGCTCGCCGTGCTCCTCGCCGCCGTGGCCTCCGTGCTCATCGTGGCCGCGCCGCTCGTCGTCGCCCTGCTCGCACCCGGCCTGCCCGACCCCGCACTGGCCGTCCAGTGCACCCGGCTGACCGCGCTCACCGTGATCACCTTCGGCATCGCCGGATACTTCAGCGCCGCCCTGCGCGCGCACCGCTCCTTCCTGCCGCCCGCCGCGATCTACGTCTCCTACAACGTCGGCATCATCGGCACCATGGTCGCCCTCCACACCCTGTGGGGGGTACGGGCCGCCGCCGCCGGGGTCGCCGTCGGCGGGCTGCTGATGGTCCTCGTCCAACTGCCCGCCTTCATCCGCAACGTGGGCTTCGGGCGGACCCGCGCCAAGGGCGCCCCGCGCAGCCAGCGCGACCGCGACCGGCCCACCCTCATCGCCTTCGGGGTCATCGCCCCCGTGATCTTCTTCGCCGTCTTCCGGCAGTCCCAGGTACTCGTCGAACGCTTCCTCGCCGCCTCCCTGCCGCCCGGCGCCATCTCGCACCTGAACTACGCGCAGAAGGTCGCGCAGATGCCGATGGTGCTCTCCCTGATGATCTGCACCGTCACCTTCCCGGTGGTGGCCAAGGCCATGGCCGACGGGGAACGCGAGAAGGCCCGCCGCCGGGTCGAGCAGGACCTCGCCCTGGCCTCCCTCGCCGTCCTGATGGGCAGCGCACTCGTCATCGGCTACGCCCCGCAGATCATCCAGGTCCTCTTCGAACGCGGGGCCTTCACCCACCAGGACACCCTCGCCACCGCGTCCGTGATGCGGGTCTACGGCCTCGGACTCCTCGGCCACTGCCTCGTCGGGGCGCTGTCCCGGCCCTTCTTCTCGACCGCCCGGCCCACCTGGTTCCCGGCGCTCGCGATGGGCGCCGGACTGCTCGTCAACATCGTGGCCGGAGCCCTCGCCGTCGGCTGGTGGGGCACCTACGGCATCGCCGCCGCCAACGCCGCCGGCATCACCACCACCGCGGCCCTGCTCCTCACCGGCCTCGGCTCCCGCATCATCGCCATCCAGGTCCGCCGGGTCGCCCTCAGCATGGGCCGCCTCGCCGTCGCGGCCGCCGCCGCCTGCGCCACCGGCTGGCTCGCCGGCCCGATGGTCCCCGACCCCCTGGTCAGCGCCGCGCTCGGCTGCCTGCTGGTCCCCGCCATGTTCGGGGCCACCGGCATGGCCATACGGGCGCTGGAGATCACCGCCCTGCCCGGCCAGATCTCCCAGCTCGGCTCCCACACCGCCACCCGGATCACCCAGCACACCCAGAGGTTCCGCAATGTCCGCTGA